A section of the Primulina eburnea isolate SZY01 chromosome 1, ASM2296580v1, whole genome shotgun sequence genome encodes:
- the LOC140836126 gene encoding uncharacterized protein isoform X1, with protein MGRRKRTATKEIQQTLNSSHDSGEIHGGVEKGGRFFACYLLTSLSPRSKGHTYIGFTVNPRRRIRQHNGEIGSGAWRTKKKRPWEMVLCIYGFPTNVVALQFEWAWQHPVESLAVRSAAASFKSLSGIANKIKLAYTMLSLPAWNSLNLAVNFFSTKYRNQTPGCPTLPQQMRTQICSMDELPCYNWSNTGANDDLGSDEDHDSTDILQESTQESIEAARKESDSPSSRGCEEILQNHISENDDTSHESSCCSKENWIGIKNLLHCREEDKRYLSPPNRAESSLVSSFCNIVSYVEDEQIPVLVEEWDKKQLTTTFVASEDQLSINKPCMPRKVEIIDIFTPSPCHMISSGSKKRKAVAYPEIIDLTKSPMFV; from the exons ATGGGGAGAAGGAAGCGTACTGCTACAAAGGAGATCCAACAAACCCTAAATTCATCTCACGATAGTGGCGAAATTCATGGAGGAGTAGAGAAAGGGGGGAGATTCTTTGCGTGTTATCTGCTCACGTCTCTCAGTCCCAGATCCAAAGGCCACACCTACATAGG ATTTACTGTGAATCCACGGCGGAGAATCAGGCAGCACAACGGCGAAATCGGGAGTGGCGCTTGGCGTACCAAGAAGAAACGTCCGTGGGAAATGGTGCTGTGCATCTATGGCTTCCCCACAAATGTTGTCGCTCTTCAG TTTGAATGGGCGTGGCAACACCCAGTGGAATCTTTGGCTGTAAGATCAGCTGCTGCAAGTTTCAAATCCCTTTCTGGAATTGCCAACAAGATTAAATTGGCCTACACTATGCTCTCCCTTCCTGCATGGAACAG CTTGAATCTTGCTGTAAATTTCTTCTCCACGAAATACAGAAACCAGACACCTGGTTGTCCAACTTTGCCTCAGCAAATGCGAACACAGATTTGTTCAATGGATGAGTTGCCCTGTTACAATTGGAGCAATACAGGGGCCAATGACGATTTGGGTTCCGATGAAGACCATGATTCAACTGACATTTTGCAAGAATCGACACAAGAATCTATAGAAGCAGCAAGAAAAGAAAGTGATTCCCCAAGCAGTCGTGGTTGCGAGGAAATTTTACAAAACCATATAAGTGAAAATGATGATACAAGCCATGAGTCTAGTTGTTGTTCAAAGGAAAATTGGATAGGGATAAAGAACTTACTGCATTGCAGAGAAGAAGATAAAAGGTATCTATCACCTCCCAATCGAGCAGAATCTTCGTTAGTCAGCAGCTTCTGTAATATTGTCAGTTACGTTGAAGACGAGCAAATACCTGTTTTGGTAGAAGAGTGGGACAAGAAACAGTTGACAACAACCTTTGTTGCTAGTGAAGATCAACTCTCAATCAATAAGCCTTGTATGCCTCGAAAAGTCGAGATTATAGACATTTTTACACCCTCTCCTTGCCATATGATAAGTTCAGGTAGCAAGAAGAGAAAGGCAGTCGCGTATCCTGAGATAATTGACTTGACAAAGTCTCCCATGTTTGTTTAA
- the LOC140836126 gene encoding uncharacterized protein isoform X2: protein MGRRKRTATKEIQQTLNSSHDSGEIHGGVEKGGRFFACYLLTSLSPRSKGHTYIGFTVNPRRRIRQHNGEIGSGAWRTKKKRPWEMFEWAWQHPVESLAVRSAAASFKSLSGIANKIKLAYTMLSLPAWNSLNLAVNFFSTKYRNQTPGCPTLPQQMRTQICSMDELPCYNWSNTGANDDLGSDEDHDSTDILQESTQESIEAARKESDSPSSRGCEEILQNHISENDDTSHESSCCSKENWIGIKNLLHCREEDKRYLSPPNRAESSLVSSFCNIVSYVEDEQIPVLVEEWDKKQLTTTFVASEDQLSINKPCMPRKVEIIDIFTPSPCHMISSGSKKRKAVAYPEIIDLTKSPMFV from the exons ATGGGGAGAAGGAAGCGTACTGCTACAAAGGAGATCCAACAAACCCTAAATTCATCTCACGATAGTGGCGAAATTCATGGAGGAGTAGAGAAAGGGGGGAGATTCTTTGCGTGTTATCTGCTCACGTCTCTCAGTCCCAGATCCAAAGGCCACACCTACATAGG ATTTACTGTGAATCCACGGCGGAGAATCAGGCAGCACAACGGCGAAATCGGGAGTGGCGCTTGGCGTACCAAGAAGAAACGTCCGTGGGAAATG TTTGAATGGGCGTGGCAACACCCAGTGGAATCTTTGGCTGTAAGATCAGCTGCTGCAAGTTTCAAATCCCTTTCTGGAATTGCCAACAAGATTAAATTGGCCTACACTATGCTCTCCCTTCCTGCATGGAACAG CTTGAATCTTGCTGTAAATTTCTTCTCCACGAAATACAGAAACCAGACACCTGGTTGTCCAACTTTGCCTCAGCAAATGCGAACACAGATTTGTTCAATGGATGAGTTGCCCTGTTACAATTGGAGCAATACAGGGGCCAATGACGATTTGGGTTCCGATGAAGACCATGATTCAACTGACATTTTGCAAGAATCGACACAAGAATCTATAGAAGCAGCAAGAAAAGAAAGTGATTCCCCAAGCAGTCGTGGTTGCGAGGAAATTTTACAAAACCATATAAGTGAAAATGATGATACAAGCCATGAGTCTAGTTGTTGTTCAAAGGAAAATTGGATAGGGATAAAGAACTTACTGCATTGCAGAGAAGAAGATAAAAGGTATCTATCACCTCCCAATCGAGCAGAATCTTCGTTAGTCAGCAGCTTCTGTAATATTGTCAGTTACGTTGAAGACGAGCAAATACCTGTTTTGGTAGAAGAGTGGGACAAGAAACAGTTGACAACAACCTTTGTTGCTAGTGAAGATCAACTCTCAATCAATAAGCCTTGTATGCCTCGAAAAGTCGAGATTATAGACATTTTTACACCCTCTCCTTGCCATATGATAAGTTCAGGTAGCAAGAAGAGAAAGGCAGTCGCGTATCCTGAGATAATTGACTTGACAAAGTCTCCCATGTTTGTTTAA